One Obesumbacterium proteus DNA window includes the following coding sequences:
- a CDS encoding AlpA family transcriptional regulator has protein sequence MTSHQLLRLKQVEEKTGLKRSQIYLYMKNGSFPRSIKIGPASVAWLESEIDEWINLKLAGR, from the coding sequence ATGACATCACATCAGTTATTACGTTTAAAACAGGTCGAAGAAAAAACCGGTTTGAAACGCTCTCAAATTTACTTGTATATGAAAAATGGTTCGTTCCCACGTTCAATAAAAATTGGCCCGGCCAGTGTGGCCTGGCTCGAATCGGAAATTGATGAATGGATCAACCTTAAGTTAGCCGGACGTTAG
- a CDS encoding DUF2857 domain-containing protein → MIPLINYTILTDALHALKEGNIRHCESLGFTFDEMNALNQLSLDELFTVSRAAAPFVSVSVRHDVLHHLLAQARQEYHHQQEINRAIRLGGSISLLNYYFGLTSNEVCLRRRLLGVSVPYGRTPEPDEETDAAIWLQWQKCRVENLESPNALIAMMQVTEVLLPRFQGLSLTMVWRRITLCQKGVAADRRTSHAG, encoded by the coding sequence ATGATTCCATTAATTAATTATACCATCTTAACTGATGCATTGCACGCTCTGAAAGAAGGCAATATTCGTCACTGTGAATCCCTCGGATTTACTTTCGACGAAATGAATGCTCTTAATCAGTTATCACTCGATGAGCTGTTTACGGTCAGCCGGGCGGCAGCTCCCTTTGTTTCGGTCAGTGTCCGCCATGATGTTCTGCATCATTTACTGGCGCAGGCCCGCCAGGAATACCACCATCAACAGGAGATTAACCGTGCTATCCGCCTGGGTGGCTCTATCTCGTTGCTCAACTACTATTTTGGCCTGACATCAAATGAAGTCTGCCTTCGCCGACGGTTGCTGGGTGTAAGCGTGCCGTATGGCCGAACGCCTGAACCGGATGAAGAGACGGATGCGGCTATCTGGCTGCAATGGCAGAAGTGCCGGGTGGAAAACCTTGAATCCCCCAACGCGCTGATAGCCATGATGCAGGTAACTGAAGTCCTACTACCAAGATTCCAGGGGCTGTCACTCACCATGGTATGGAGGCGTATCACGCTTTGTCAAAAGGGAGTTGCCGCTGACAGGAGGACGTCACATGCCGGATGA
- a CDS encoding TraR/DksA family transcriptional regulator, giving the protein MPDEIDRDQEFNEQRLDEMIEQSRFKPGPAPSLFHCRLCGKPIPEKRRQALPGVTTCTECQEKLERLNR; this is encoded by the coding sequence ATGCCGGATGAGATCGACCGCGATCAGGAATTTAATGAACAGCGACTGGATGAGATGATTGAACAGAGTCGTTTCAAACCAGGGCCAGCGCCATCATTATTCCACTGTCGTTTATGTGGTAAACCCATTCCAGAAAAGCGACGGCAAGCACTGCCGGGTGTAACCACCTGTACGGAATGTCAGGAAAAACTTGAACGCCTCAACCGCTGA
- a CDS encoding VirB3 family type IV secretion system protein translates to MATLNKALTRPAAIMGIPLVPFVLVSGAIVLLAVYVSYYLALLLIPAWAEMKNKTRKDIHYFSLLWLAFKTRGRIFTNIHFGANALLANQYDNIDVSEFIQKMKLNERITLDKYIPYSSHMHPYVIRNRHRDFVATWELGGTVFECEDEHHLTLMATHLNNVIRSYEGLPVTFYIHRLREKYHDAFEACSGIPFSDEVTRRYYESVKEKPFWRHRLFFTVCYAPFSQIEKKTMKAQSHGKHQAALDDALKIMLEYREALESSLSRYTATPLGIYEENGRVYSSQLAFFHRLITGQWQKVAVTRSPFYETLSTPDVFFTTDTGECQTVSGSRFFRSMEIKDYSPETHTGMLDALLYAESEYVLTQSFTCMARDEAQNHIRLAEKRLNSTDDDATSQREELIVLRDLLQSGHVSCGKFHFSLLISSDSAGQVVKDTNVLAQPFADLGIMTTLSTLSLPAAYLAQLPGVYTLRPRRVAVSSQNFADMACLHNFHPHKRSGNPWGEAIALLTSPGGGGYYLNLHDSQAGRDDTGEKTPGNTAIIGKTGSGKTLLMTVMQQLMQKYRNPATFAPSATLKRLTTVYFDKDRAAEMAIRQAGGRYFRIRTGEPTGFNPFALEPTRRNISFIKRLVRMLCRRNGKPLDPRDEERISAAIDTIMLDYPPEYRRFGITRLLEVLPEPPTTDARTNGLRIRLKQWAQGGEFGWVFDNEADTFTISDVDNFGIDGTEFLDDDDIRGPITFYLLYRVTSLLDGRRLVMFMDEFWRWLADVEFSRFSLNMLKVIRKLNGIFVPATQSPDEIVKHPIAPAIIEQCGTQIFLANPKASHADYVEKMKVPDSVYDTVRNLDPGEHYMVILKTPLRAGETRPFVAMAKMDLSGLGKFTRLLSGSEDNLKIFDAIYQDGMRPDEWKDTFLDRAI, encoded by the coding sequence ATGGCTACGCTGAATAAAGCACTTACGCGGCCTGCCGCCATTATGGGTATTCCTCTGGTGCCGTTCGTTCTCGTCAGCGGGGCCATCGTCCTGCTGGCGGTCTATGTCAGCTATTACCTGGCGCTTCTGCTGATCCCGGCCTGGGCGGAAATGAAAAATAAAACCCGAAAGGACATTCATTATTTCAGTCTGCTCTGGCTGGCGTTTAAAACCCGTGGACGAATTTTCACCAATATCCATTTTGGCGCGAATGCCCTTCTGGCGAATCAGTACGATAATATTGATGTCTCGGAGTTTATTCAGAAAATGAAATTAAACGAGCGTATTACGCTGGATAAATATATTCCGTATTCCTCCCATATGCACCCTTACGTCATCAGAAACCGTCACCGTGATTTTGTTGCCACCTGGGAGCTGGGCGGTACCGTCTTTGAATGTGAAGACGAACATCACCTGACCCTGATGGCTACGCACCTGAATAACGTTATTCGTTCGTATGAGGGTCTGCCGGTAACATTCTATATTCACCGGCTCCGTGAAAAATACCATGATGCTTTTGAAGCCTGTTCGGGTATTCCCTTTTCCGATGAGGTAACACGTCGGTATTACGAGTCGGTAAAAGAAAAACCGTTCTGGCGGCACCGGCTGTTTTTCACCGTCTGCTACGCGCCGTTCTCTCAGATTGAGAAGAAAACCATGAAAGCGCAGTCGCACGGTAAACACCAGGCAGCACTGGATGACGCACTCAAAATCATGCTGGAATACCGTGAAGCACTGGAATCCTCATTATCCCGTTATACGGCAACGCCGCTGGGGATATATGAAGAAAACGGGCGGGTGTATTCCTCGCAACTGGCGTTCTTCCACCGCCTGATCACCGGACAGTGGCAGAAAGTGGCCGTAACGCGCTCGCCGTTTTATGAAACATTAAGCACGCCGGACGTGTTTTTCACCACCGACACCGGTGAATGCCAGACGGTCAGCGGTTCCCGCTTCTTCCGCAGCATGGAGATTAAGGATTATTCCCCGGAAACCCATACCGGTATGCTGGACGCACTGTTGTACGCCGAAAGCGAGTATGTTCTGACGCAGTCCTTTACCTGTATGGCACGGGATGAGGCGCAGAATCATATCCGGCTGGCGGAAAAACGGCTTAACTCCACGGACGACGACGCGACTTCCCAGCGCGAAGAGCTGATTGTCCTGCGCGACCTGCTCCAGTCCGGACATGTGTCGTGCGGTAAATTCCACTTTTCCCTGCTGATCTCCTCAGACAGTGCCGGACAGGTGGTGAAGGACACCAACGTTCTGGCCCAGCCCTTCGCCGATCTGGGTATTATGACGACGCTCTCCACCCTGTCACTGCCCGCCGCATATCTGGCACAACTGCCGGGCGTCTATACGCTGCGTCCCCGACGGGTGGCCGTCAGCAGCCAGAATTTTGCCGATATGGCCTGCCTGCATAACTTCCATCCTCACAAACGCAGCGGTAATCCGTGGGGGGAAGCCATCGCCCTCCTTACATCTCCCGGCGGTGGCGGATATTACCTCAACCTGCATGACAGCCAGGCCGGGCGGGATGACACCGGAGAGAAAACGCCGGGGAATACGGCGATTATCGGGAAAACCGGCTCCGGTAAAACCCTGCTGATGACCGTCATGCAGCAACTGATGCAGAAGTACCGTAACCCGGCGACGTTTGCGCCTTCTGCCACCCTCAAACGGCTGACCACGGTGTATTTCGATAAGGACCGGGCGGCGGAGATGGCGATCCGCCAGGCGGGCGGGCGTTATTTCCGTATCCGTACCGGCGAGCCCACCGGCTTCAACCCGTTTGCGCTGGAGCCAACCCGCCGGAACATCAGTTTTATCAAACGGCTTGTACGGATGCTGTGCCGCCGCAACGGTAAGCCGCTCGATCCGCGCGATGAGGAGCGGATCAGTGCCGCCATTGACACCATCATGCTGGACTATCCGCCGGAGTACCGCCGGTTCGGGATCACCCGGCTACTGGAAGTGCTGCCGGAGCCGCCGACCACAGACGCCCGCACCAACGGGCTGCGTATTCGCCTGAAACAGTGGGCGCAGGGGGGCGAGTTCGGCTGGGTGTTTGATAACGAGGCCGATACATTCACCATCAGCGATGTCGATAACTTTGGTATCGACGGCACCGAATTTCTGGATGATGACGATATTCGCGGCCCCATCACCTTTTACCTGCTGTACCGTGTGACCAGTCTTCTGGACGGTCGCCGCCTGGTGATGTTTATGGATGAGTTCTGGCGCTGGCTGGCCGATGTCGAATTTTCCCGCTTCTCGCTCAATATGCTGAAAGTCATCCGCAAGCTGAACGGTATCTTCGTTCCGGCAACACAGTCACCGGATGAAATCGTCAAACACCCCATCGCCCCGGCGATTATTGAGCAGTGCGGTACCCAGATTTTCCTCGCTAATCCGAAAGCCAGCCATGCGGATTACGTAGAGAAAATGAAAGTGCCGGACAGCGTTTATGACACGGTCAGGAACCTGGATCCGGGCGAGCATTATATGGTCATCCTGAAAACCCCGTTGCGGGCCGGGGAAACCCGCCCGTTTGTGGCGATGGCGAAAATGGATCTGTCCGGGCTGGGTAAATTCACCCGGCTTCTCAGCGGCAGTGAGGACAACCTGAAAATATTCGATGCCATTTATCAGGACGGTATGCGACCTGATGAATGGAAAGATACGTTTCTTGACCGGGCAATCTGA
- a CDS encoding TrbC/VirB2 family protein yields the protein MIMRKRRYSAVASVLLSAPALAADSGFNKASETLSNTSTGLLGLAAVTITLATMWVGYKVLFDGKSLHDMRNVIIGAILIVGASGFGAYWAS from the coding sequence ATGATCATGCGTAAACGCCGTTACTCCGCTGTTGCTTCCGTCCTGCTGTCTGCCCCGGCGCTGGCGGCCGACAGTGGTTTTAACAAGGCCAGTGAGACACTGAGCAATACTTCGACCGGCCTGCTGGGACTGGCCGCCGTCACCATCACGCTGGCGACCATGTGGGTGGGCTACAAGGTGCTGTTCGACGGCAAAAGCCTGCACGACATGCGTAACGTCATCATCGGCGCGATCCTGATTGTCGGCGCATCCGGCTTCGGTGCCTACTGGGCGTCATAA
- a CDS encoding FUSC family protein, translated as MKKINASYFHFLHTICQRLRGMASPSLLNDANALLYSAKSFAAAMLAYYIALSIGLERPSWAIITVYIVSQTSVGASLSRSLYRLVGTVVGAGIMVLIVPAFVNMPLFFSVILTGWITFCLYLSLLERTPRAYGFVLAGYTASLIGFPAVSDPGAIFNIAIVRVQEIMIGIFCAALIHRYVLPARITGQFNSKLSQTLLSARQRVADTLAGKPDAVSGPLHMALALQFLQGISHHIPYDFAYSVPVRQARKRLHDRLARLVIVNCELRDRLALIATIPVDVQILLGDVEVWLACKDEGKFKSEGEALKKRSEKLLQRYSVYELTFEEALRVSFMRYLLEAIVLVQQCYRLSDAIHHAKQTPAHSEKNTVKGYVFHRDPLTAARTALGAFAIIMSGCLVWIFSAWPDGGTAVSILGVCCTLFGSFDTPAPHIVKYIIGSFWGVVISLIYSFVLLPQVSDFIVLVTVLAPVYLLAGSLQARPPTTFMAMGITLTLPILCELGAHYSGDFAVAVNTSIALFSATGFAVLGMSLLQTVQADSAIKRLLQLCQRDINRSVEGKLNTDETLWTNLMIDRAALILPRLQRSGQSPERAHHLLYAMRIGLCVMRLRRCDAHANKEIKEVLTLLTHSTDIDTLLQRIASLTERSLSVTDELSRHYVDQLVDLYCALSVQKMEPANDQ; from the coding sequence ATGAAAAAAATTAACGCGAGTTACTTTCATTTTTTACACACGATATGCCAACGTCTTCGCGGTATGGCTTCTCCTTCACTACTGAATGATGCGAACGCTCTGCTCTATTCCGCGAAGAGTTTTGCCGCAGCGATGCTCGCATACTACATTGCACTGTCAATTGGCCTGGAGCGGCCTTCCTGGGCAATTATCACCGTGTATATTGTTTCCCAAACCTCCGTCGGAGCGTCGCTGAGCAGAAGTCTGTATCGTCTGGTGGGAACGGTAGTCGGAGCGGGCATAATGGTATTAATTGTACCTGCTTTTGTGAATATGCCTTTATTTTTCAGTGTGATACTGACGGGGTGGATCACCTTCTGCCTCTATTTATCCTTGCTGGAACGCACGCCCCGCGCCTATGGTTTTGTCCTGGCTGGTTACACTGCGAGTCTGATTGGCTTCCCTGCGGTATCCGATCCTGGTGCGATTTTTAACATCGCTATTGTTCGGGTACAGGAAATCATGATCGGTATCTTCTGCGCGGCACTTATTCATCGCTATGTATTGCCCGCGCGCATAACGGGCCAGTTCAACAGTAAATTGTCGCAGACGCTGCTCTCGGCGCGACAGCGTGTCGCAGATACTTTAGCAGGCAAACCCGACGCTGTTTCCGGGCCGCTGCATATGGCACTGGCATTACAGTTCCTGCAGGGTATCAGCCATCATATCCCTTATGATTTTGCGTACTCTGTACCGGTCCGGCAAGCGAGAAAAAGGCTTCATGACAGGCTTGCGCGATTAGTCATTGTTAACTGTGAGTTACGCGACCGTTTAGCTCTGATAGCGACGATACCTGTAGATGTGCAAATTCTGCTGGGTGATGTTGAGGTCTGGCTGGCCTGCAAAGATGAAGGAAAATTCAAAAGCGAGGGTGAAGCGCTCAAAAAAAGGAGTGAAAAATTACTACAGCGCTATTCAGTGTATGAGCTGACGTTTGAAGAAGCGCTGCGTGTAAGTTTTATGCGCTACCTGTTAGAGGCCATTGTCCTTGTGCAGCAGTGCTATCGTCTTTCGGATGCCATTCATCACGCGAAACAGACGCCTGCGCACTCGGAAAAGAATACCGTGAAAGGATATGTATTCCACCGCGATCCTCTTACTGCTGCCCGCACCGCACTGGGCGCTTTCGCCATCATTATGAGCGGCTGTCTGGTGTGGATTTTCTCGGCATGGCCTGATGGTGGTACGGCGGTTTCTATCCTTGGCGTTTGTTGCACATTGTTTGGCAGCTTCGATACGCCTGCCCCGCATATTGTTAAGTACATTATCGGCTCCTTCTGGGGCGTTGTGATAAGCCTGATCTACAGCTTCGTTCTACTACCACAAGTCAGTGATTTTATCGTGCTGGTAACGGTTTTAGCTCCGGTATATCTGCTGGCCGGATCGCTCCAGGCCAGACCGCCTACCACGTTTATGGCTATGGGGATCACACTGACGCTGCCTATTTTGTGCGAGCTGGGTGCCCACTACAGCGGGGATTTTGCCGTGGCGGTGAATACCTCTATCGCACTATTTTCTGCTACTGGTTTTGCAGTGCTCGGCATGAGCCTACTGCAAACTGTGCAGGCTGATTCGGCGATAAAACGGCTGCTTCAATTATGCCAGCGAGATATTAACCGCAGCGTGGAAGGTAAGCTGAATACAGACGAAACCCTCTGGACCAACCTTATGATCGATCGGGCAGCGTTGATACTGCCGCGATTGCAGCGCAGTGGACAGTCACCGGAACGGGCACATCATTTGTTGTACGCCATGCGTATAGGGCTGTGTGTTATGCGATTACGCCGATGTGATGCGCATGCGAACAAAGAAATAAAAGAAGTGCTCACTCTTCTTACACACTCGACAGATATTGACACCTTACTTCAACGGATCGCCAGTCTGACTGAGCGCAGCTTGAGCGTAACAGATGAACTATCGCGGCATTATGTTGATCAACTGGTTGATCTTTACTGCGCATTAAGCGTTCAGAAAATGGAGCCTGCTAATGATCAATGA
- a CDS encoding DUF1656 domain-containing protein: MINDFNIEGVFVPGLLVIALVALTCTLFLVHLFSFSKGYRRLPFRPMIDFSVFIIAFYLLLQGLTELGFFK, from the coding sequence ATGATCAATGATTTCAATATTGAGGGCGTTTTTGTACCCGGTCTGCTGGTAATTGCCCTCGTTGCACTGACCTGTACACTATTTCTCGTACATCTTTTCTCTTTCAGCAAGGGTTACCGCCGCTTGCCCTTTAGACCGATGATCGATTTTTCCGTCTTCATTATTGCTTTTTACCTGCTGTTGCAGGGGCTGACCGAACTGGGATTTTTTAAATGA
- a CDS encoding helix-turn-helix domain-containing protein translates to MKNRKDFVNDLIIWINKNIEMPLKIDDVAIRSGYSKWHLQRLFFSETGQSLGGFIREKKLCLILEAVITTNEPLINIAMRFGFDSQQSLTRAFRKRYNVPPHRCRKNAVSIKSKSSREQGNYSYHKDEFLNL, encoded by the coding sequence ATGAAAAACAGAAAAGATTTTGTAAATGACTTAATTATCTGGATAAACAAAAATATAGAGATGCCACTAAAAATTGATGATGTGGCTATCAGGTCCGGATATTCAAAATGGCATTTGCAGAGACTGTTTTTTTCTGAAACAGGGCAGAGCCTGGGAGGTTTTATCAGAGAGAAAAAATTATGTCTTATTTTAGAGGCTGTTATCACAACAAATGAACCTTTGATAAACATCGCGATGCGATTTGGCTTTGACTCTCAGCAATCATTAACCAGGGCATTTCGGAAAAGGTATAATGTCCCACCGCACCGGTGTAGAAAAAATGCCGTAAGTATTAAAAGTAAGTCTTCTAGGGAGCAAGGTAATTACTCGTATCATAAGGATGAGTTTTTAAATCTTTAG
- a CDS encoding lytic transglycosylase domain-containing protein: MLSTTAFLALAVQCAASIPSSTSLDVARVESGFHPYAIAEILPDSRGVISHFPTSLPEAIRLTRQLATQERRYSVGLMQITSTNFRHYGVTASDLLNPCINLSVFERILADCYRRGGTLKRALSCYYSGNFETGQRPESAFNQTSYVQRIGYAVPSTREDRQSVPDRNEPTPVHYPAIVLRGEPAAAPVLTGLHYPDAVIRGAVPVIPDEEK, from the coding sequence ATGCTTTCCACCACTGCCTTTCTGGCACTGGCGGTGCAGTGCGCCGCCAGTATTCCCTCGTCCACATCGCTTGATGTCGCACGGGTCGAATCTGGTTTTCATCCTTACGCCATTGCTGAAATCCTGCCAGACAGCCGGGGCGTGATTTCACATTTCCCCACGAGCCTGCCGGAGGCGATCCGCCTCACCAGACAGCTGGCGACACAGGAGCGACGCTATTCGGTCGGCCTGATGCAAATCACCAGCACCAATTTCCGCCATTACGGCGTCACGGCCAGCGACCTGCTTAACCCTTGCATCAATCTGTCGGTATTTGAGCGCATTCTCGCCGACTGTTACCGGCGCGGTGGCACCCTGAAACGCGCACTCAGTTGTTACTACTCCGGCAACTTTGAAACCGGCCAGCGACCGGAATCCGCCTTTAACCAGACCAGCTACGTGCAGCGCATCGGCTATGCCGTGCCGTCCACGCGGGAAGACCGGCAGAGCGTCCCTGACCGGAACGAGCCGACGCCGGTTCATTATCCCGCCATTGTGCTGCGCGGCGAGCCTGCCGCTGCACCAGTTCTGACTGGTCTGCACTATCCCGACGCCGTCATTCGCGGCGCGGTTCCCGTTATCCCTGATGAGGAGAAATGA
- a CDS encoding HlyD family secretion protein, translating into MKSLLSLLGRYVLTFSAVAVATLLAFILWKHYAQTPWTRDGRVRADVVQIAPNVSGPLLNVSVRDNQWVNRGDVLYSIDPHWLRLAVDSAQADVEAKRHEMLMRQDAARRRSQIKGVISSEDLQQTASAASVAAANYHGALAALDLAELNLSHAIVRSPVTGYVTHLRLRPGDYATAGETKVSIIDANSFWVVGYFEETKLQHIRTGNTAHITLMGFKPVITGHVESIGRGIDDNNDETGGLGLPNVEPTFSWVRLAQRIPVRIHIDRLPEGVELVAGLSASISITP; encoded by the coding sequence ATGAAATCGTTACTTTCTCTACTGGGCCGCTACGTGCTGACGTTCAGCGCTGTGGCGGTGGCTACGCTTTTGGCTTTTATTCTCTGGAAACATTATGCGCAAACCCCCTGGACCCGCGATGGTCGGGTTCGTGCGGATGTGGTACAGATTGCGCCGAATGTCTCCGGACCGTTGCTGAATGTGTCCGTCCGCGATAATCAGTGGGTTAATCGGGGCGATGTGCTCTATTCCATCGACCCGCACTGGTTGAGGTTGGCAGTGGACAGCGCACAGGCAGATGTTGAGGCGAAACGTCATGAAATGCTGATGCGCCAGGATGCGGCGAGGCGACGCTCTCAGATTAAAGGGGTGATTTCCAGCGAGGATTTACAACAAACAGCCAGCGCAGCCAGCGTCGCTGCGGCTAATTACCACGGTGCACTGGCTGCGCTGGACCTTGCAGAGCTTAACTTATCGCATGCTATTGTTCGGTCTCCGGTTACGGGCTATGTCACACATTTGCGGCTTCGCCCTGGTGACTATGCCACAGCGGGAGAAACTAAAGTTTCCATCATTGATGCCAATAGTTTTTGGGTGGTTGGCTATTTTGAAGAGACTAAGTTGCAACATATCCGCACGGGAAATACTGCACACATTACGCTGATGGGATTTAAGCCAGTGATCACGGGTCATGTTGAGAGTATCGGACGCGGAATAGATGATAACAATGACGAGACCGGGGGGCTTGGCCTGCCTAATGTCGAGCCAACCTTTAGCTGGGTGCGGCTCGCGCAGCGTATCCCGGTTCGGATTCATATTGACAGATTGCCGGAGGGAGTTGAATTGGTGGCTGGATTGTCTGCGAGTATATCCATCACACCATAA
- a CDS encoding SDR family NAD(P)-dependent oxidoreductase, giving the protein MDLKLTGKVALVTGARTGIGFSICEELAMNGVHLVMVARREPELILAAKKISEKYGVSVLPVAGDVTDPKLPSLVVEQAEKVFQRIDLLVNNAGRAHAGTLLTTSEEDWQIMTETKLSAMRRFCKVIIPGMQRRNWGRIVNISSIGGIYPNPQLTVSHALSAAINNLTRSLALSVAPDGILVNAIGVGAVATDNWAQNMLPNVRNRRPELVDRTDEEVMALLGKEKTPVGRFGLPEDIAAIAAFLLSGRNQFVTGQTIEASGGADRFM; this is encoded by the coding sequence ATGGATTTAAAACTGACTGGAAAAGTGGCTCTGGTAACCGGAGCCCGAACCGGAATTGGTTTCAGCATTTGTGAAGAACTGGCCATGAATGGTGTGCATTTAGTCATGGTGGCCAGACGAGAACCTGAGCTGATTCTGGCTGCGAAAAAAATTTCAGAGAAATACGGTGTTTCGGTGCTGCCTGTTGCCGGGGATGTGACTGATCCCAAACTACCTTCTTTAGTGGTTGAACAAGCGGAAAAGGTTTTTCAGCGTATTGATTTACTGGTTAACAATGCCGGAAGAGCCCATGCGGGCACGCTGTTAACCACTTCGGAAGAAGACTGGCAGATAATGACTGAGACCAAATTATCCGCCATGCGACGTTTTTGTAAGGTAATCATCCCCGGGATGCAGAGACGAAACTGGGGGCGTATTGTCAATATCTCATCCATTGGCGGTATCTACCCTAATCCGCAACTTACCGTCTCACACGCACTGAGCGCCGCTATCAACAACCTGACCCGTAGTTTAGCACTTAGCGTGGCTCCGGATGGCATTCTGGTCAATGCGATCGGAGTGGGTGCTGTCGCGACGGATAACTGGGCGCAGAACATGCTACCGAATGTTCGCAATCGTCGTCCTGAACTGGTTGACAGAACAGACGAAGAGGTAATGGCATTACTGGGTAAAGAGAAAACGCCTGTGGGCCGCTTTGGACTTCCTGAAGATATTGCTGCAATTGCTGCGTTCCTACTTTCTGGGAGGAATCAGTTTGTTACTGGACAGACAATTGAAGCATCAGGCGGAGCAGACAGATTTATGTAA
- a CDS encoding AraC family transcriptional regulator, with the protein MLPPLANTLFDPDATPCPAVARHLDFVDYAAEVPVHTHRKGQLIIALYGAVICRAENDIWIVPPDCAVWIPGGVPHSAKATWNAHLNYLFIEPGAVALPERCCTLAISSLIKELVARLTREGVEYPPESHPARLTRVTLDELATMPQQKLSLPVSSHPKIRAMADALVSQPDDRSTFKAWAKRLALSERSLARLMLRETGLTFGRWRQQLQLIIALRELASGVSVQNVAANLGYESVNAFITMFKKTMGSTPAHYFAERKTSAHLTDI; encoded by the coding sequence ATGTTACCCCCACTCGCCAATACGCTATTTGATCCGGATGCCACCCCCTGCCCCGCAGTCGCGCGTCATTTGGATTTTGTCGATTACGCAGCCGAAGTGCCTGTGCATACGCACCGCAAAGGGCAATTGATTATTGCCCTCTATGGGGCGGTCATTTGTCGCGCCGAAAATGATATCTGGATCGTGCCGCCTGATTGTGCCGTCTGGATCCCTGGGGGAGTGCCGCACAGCGCCAAAGCTACCTGGAATGCGCATCTCAACTATCTTTTTATCGAGCCTGGAGCTGTCGCGCTGCCGGAGCGATGCTGTACTCTGGCAATTTCCAGTCTGATTAAAGAACTTGTTGCCCGTTTAACCCGCGAGGGCGTCGAATATCCACCGGAAAGCCATCCCGCCAGACTGACCAGAGTAACACTCGATGAATTAGCCACCATGCCTCAGCAGAAACTGAGCCTCCCTGTGTCGTCGCATCCTAAAATCCGCGCCATGGCCGATGCTCTGGTCAGTCAACCTGATGACCGAAGCACATTCAAAGCATGGGCAAAAAGACTGGCGCTTAGCGAGCGTTCTCTCGCGCGTTTAATGCTGCGCGAAACCGGGTTGACGTTCGGACGCTGGCGTCAGCAACTGCAACTGATAATTGCTCTCCGGGAACTGGCTAGCGGCGTTTCGGTTCAGAATGTTGCAGCTAATCTGGGGTATGAATCGGTTAATGCGTTTATCACCATGTTCAAAAAAACCATGGGCAGTACACCCGCACACTATTTTGCCGAACGGAAAACAAGCGCACACTTAACCGATATTTAG